CTCTCATGCTTTATAATATTCCGGGCAGAACGTCTATTAATATGCTACCGGAAACAGTGCTCAGACTCAGTGAAATTCCTAATATAACAGCCCTTAAAGAAGCCTGCGGGATGATGGATCAAGTCAGCGAATTGAAACGCATCTTACCGGAGAACTTTGCTGTCTACAGTGGCGACGACTCTCTAACCCTGCCCATGCTTGCTTTAGGCTGCAACGGTATCATCAGTGTTGCCGGACATGTGGTTGGAGATGAAATGAAAAGCATGGTCGATGCCTGGTTCGCAGGGGATACTCAAACTGCTCTCAAATGGCATTTGAAGCTTTTGCCTATGTTTAAAGGAATGTTCGTTACTACAAACCCTGTACCCGTTAAATACCTGTTGAAGTACCAGGGAATCGAGGCCGGCGGAGTAAGACTTCCGTTGGTAGATGCCGGGGACAAGGAAAAGGCATTCTTAGATGATTTATATCGCCAAATTAAAGGGTAAAGCTTACAAATCCGGCATCGCTATTCCATGTAATAAAATGGCGGCGCCCACTGGTGACTTAAAGGAACGGGAAAAGTTTAAAAAATAAGCGAAGTCAGATCGCTATCAAGTTAGCGATCTGACTTCGCTTATTGACCTTAGCCTTTTGCTGCCGGAAGTATGGAAAATCTAATGGCGAGGAACTATTGACTTAGAGTCCACTTTAGTATGTATAATAAGATGATATGACACTTTAGATCAGAAAGAAGTGAAACAAAATGGAATATGTATCCTATGGGAAAACAGGGATGAAAGTATCCCGATTCGGCCTTGGCTGCATGCGCTTTCCATCAGAAGAAAAAGAAGCTATTGAAATGGTACGTTATGCTATCGATCATGGGGTGAATTATCTGGATACTGCCTTTATCTATAAAGACAGTGAAATCATTACAGGAAAGGCTTTAAAGAATGGCTACAGAAACAAAACTTTCTTAGCGACGAAAAGCCCTATTTGGAATATCAACAAACATGAAGACTTTGAAAAATATCTCGATGAAGAATTGATGAGGCTTGGGACAGACCATATTGATGTCTACCTTCTGCATAATATGAATCATGGCCATTGGGAAAAAGTCAAGCGGTTTGATGGTCTTACTTTTTTGGATAGAATGGTAGAAAAAGGTAAAATAGTTCATAAAGCTTTCTCTATTCACAATACTTTAAAAGCATTCAAAGAAATTGTTGACTCCTATGATTGGGAGATGGCTCAAATTCAGCTTAATATCCTGGATGTAAAACAACAAGTTGGTGTCGAAGGCTTGCATTACGCAGCTGATAAAGGGCTCGCAGTGGTAATTATGGAACCACTGCGAGGTGGCTATATCTTAAATACCGTTCCCCTGGAAGCACAGGATTTAATCAATCAATATCCTGAAAAGCGTTCTTTGGTGGAGTGGTGTTTCAGATGGCTTTACAACATGCCGGAAGTATCGGTTATTCTAAGCGGTACAAGCAATTTACAGCAATTGAAGGATAATCTGAGCATATTTGAACATTCGGCTCCCAATGTTATGTCAGAAGAAGATTTAAACTTAATTAAAATGATTCGTGAGGCTTATGAAGCCAAAAACAGCATTGGCTGCACCGGTTGCCGGTACTGTATGCCCTGTCCGCAAGGTGTTACTATTCCGGAAATATTTAAGCTATACAATAGCCAACAGCTTATGAAATCCCATTTCATCGATACGGTAGTGTATCAAAGCAATTTAGTTCCCGCAGGGTCCGGCGCTGATCAATGCATATCTTGTGGGATCTGTGCGGAAAAATGTCCGCAGACATTAGAAATTCCAGAGCTATTACAAAAAGTGCATTCCGAATTTATGAAAAGTACACATACACCACAAAAATAGCATTGAAATGCAGCATATCCTGAAAA
This Desulfosporosinus orientis DSM 765 DNA region includes the following protein-coding sequences:
- a CDS encoding aldo/keto reductase yields the protein MEYVSYGKTGMKVSRFGLGCMRFPSEEKEAIEMVRYAIDHGVNYLDTAFIYKDSEIITGKALKNGYRNKTFLATKSPIWNINKHEDFEKYLDEELMRLGTDHIDVYLLHNMNHGHWEKVKRFDGLTFLDRMVEKGKIVHKAFSIHNTLKAFKEIVDSYDWEMAQIQLNILDVKQQVGVEGLHYAADKGLAVVIMEPLRGGYILNTVPLEAQDLINQYPEKRSLVEWCFRWLYNMPEVSVILSGTSNLQQLKDNLSIFEHSAPNVMSEEDLNLIKMIREAYEAKNSIGCTGCRYCMPCPQGVTIPEIFKLYNSQQLMKSHFIDTVVYQSNLVPAGSGADQCISCGICAEKCPQTLEIPELLQKVHSEFMKSTHTPQK
- the dapA gene encoding 4-hydroxy-tetrahydrodipicolinate synthase, whose product is MSFGKILTAMVTPLNEQLEVDYEAAKQLALHLIDHGNDGIVVAGTTGESPTISSEEKLELFKVVKEAVGPRGVVIAGIGSYSTAESVALAKKAAALGVDGLMAVVPYYNKPSQEGLYQHFRTIAEATPLPLMLYNIPGRTSINMLPETVLRLSEIPNITALKEACGMMDQVSELKRILPENFAVYSGDDSLTLPMLALGCNGIISVAGHVVGDEMKSMVDAWFAGDTQTALKWHLKLLPMFKGMFVTTNPVPVKYLLKYQGIEAGGVRLPLVDAGDKEKAFLDDLYRQIKG